The window NNNNNNNNNNNNNNNNNNNNNNNNNNNNNNNNNNNNNNNNNNNNNNNNNNNNNNNNNNNNNNNNNNNNNNNNNNNNNNNNNNNNNNNNNNNNNNNNNNNNNNNNNNNNNNNNNNNNNNNNNNNNNNNNNNNNNNNNNNNNNNNNNNNNNNNNNNNNNNNNNNNNNNNNNNNNNNNNNNNNNNNNNNNNNNNNNNNNNNNNNNNNNNNNNNNNNNNNNNNNNNNNNNNNNNNNNNNNNNNNNNNNNNNNNNNNNNNNNNNNNNNNNNNNNNNNNNNNNNNNNNNNNNNNNNNNNNNNNNNNNNNNNNNNNCAAAACCCCGTGGCTCGGCCAGGATTGTCGTGGGCGGGGATATATCCCCGTCTGCTTCATACAGTGCATTCGATCATACCAGACAGGGATAGAAACCCTATCAAATCCCCCCGCAACCCTACGGTTTTGACCCAAAAAACGCCCTCCATATGCGTGGAATTAATCCCGCCATTGTTGCAGAGAATGGGTGAAGGGGCGGGGTCAACCCAACACCCGTGTGGATTGGATCCTCTAGGGGGTCAAATCCCTAATAACCGAACATAGCTTGTGGAACATCGCCATCGCTGCACAACCCCAACCAAGATACCTAATAAGAACGAGAGCAGGGTCCCTCCCGCCAGCGGGGGCTGAGGTCCTCCACATCTCTGTGGCCCAAACGGCCATCGGAGGTGGGGAGAACCAGCGGCGGCGCCACAGGAGGAAAAGAAAGTCCGATCGCCTATGGTCCTTTCTTTGATCAAGTCACATATATTGTTTTTGTTTATATCAAGCCATGGAGATTGtgattattatgattttttttgGGTCTGGATTGTGATTGTGATTATTAGTAATGCAATTTGATACCCTTTAAGTTTGTGTTTACGTTGCCGAACCAAACACTTCAGAGTTTCATATCTTTTCTTTAAACGCAAGAGTTTCATATCTAAATTCtctagaaacaaaaaagaaaatagtAGCTAGTTTAAATTGGGACATTAATTCGGCCCATCAACACTATTAGCAGTATATTTGCATATTTGTTTTTCTCGAGAAACACAGTGCACTTGGTTCTGAAATTCCATACATTGTGAACTATTTGTTTTACAACTTTAAGAAACCCATATACGGATGAAATTTTATTCTTTTACAGACAAAAATACTTGGGAGTATTTTACTTGTGGGAGTACTTGATATGCTCTGATGTCCTCCTAGGATTTCATGTTAAACCACTGTAGGGTCTAAAAAGATAAACTGTTTAGGCTCCGGTTATTTTGACGACTTACGACATAAGCCGCCCCTTCCAAACTTATTTTAGAAGCTGACCCTATATTCATTGGGACTCGTGAGCGGCGGGGGGTTATTTTAGAAACTGCCAAAAGAAGTACTCCCCccttcccaaaattcttgtcttacatttgtttagatacggatgtacctaCTACTAAAACATGACTTCATACATCCGTATTtggataaatctaagacaagaattttgggacggagggagtagtcattAGTGAGTTCAGTTTCAGTTTTATGCTTTGTACTGCTTGAAAGTTCTAGGGCCAAAAGTGAGATTGGGCAAAGTTGAAGGTCCAAAAGCGGACTTCTTTCTTATTGAATTGATTACAGAAAGGTGCCATAAATCAATCGACGACATTACTGAAACGGAGCATGTTCCCTGAACAAAACGAAATTCAACTTCTAAGGCGCCACTTCCAGCTTAGGATTCAATCGCACTAGGCTCTAACACTTCAAAATTTCAAATCACGCATTTTCTTCTGATTTTGACGGTCACCATAATCCTTGCTTCATCGCGTTCATGGCCGATCACCGCTCGAGCTCTTGGGCGCCGCCTGTCCTCCTGCCTGTCCGGTCTCCGTCTCCTCCTGGGGCTCGTCTTCTTTGTCGTCGACGAGTATCTTCTTGCAGGCCTCGTAGCACATGAAGGAGATGCCGGCGGCGGGCATGAGCTTGATGCAGCTGGGGCCGAGCCCGCGGTAGAGCCCCGCGGCGCCCTCCTTCTTGAGGATGCAGTACATGGCGTGCAGCACGTTCTTGTACACCTGCCTCCCGCCCACGGCGCCCACCTGCATCTGCTTCCGCGCCACCTCCAGCGGGAACGTGGCCGTGCTGGCGATGGCGCCCGCCGCGGACCCGATCAGCAGCGTCGGCACGTtgcccacctcctccttccccgacGCGCGGCGGTACACGCCGCGCAGCGTCTCGTAGGCGTAGAAGTTGGCCGCCGCGTACGGCACCACGCCGATCAGGCTCGGCGCCAGCCCGCGGTACAGCTCCCCGGGGCCTTCGTCGCGCACGATCTTGACGAACGCGTGGAGGAGGTTGTCGTACACGTCCTTCTGCATGCAACGCAACGGGGTCGTCAGTCAGATGGCACTGCCACTGGTTTAGATATACGTAGTACTGTACTGGAATTATGTGTGTTCACCTCGATGGTGAGACGGGTCTTGACGAGCTCCATGGGATAGGTGCACAGGGTTGAGGCCACtccggcgagcgctccggcgacgAGCGGCGTGGGGATGGGGACCTTGGCTGGCTCGCCGGCCTCCGGGGTCAGGTACTTCTTGGCCGTGTCGTAAGTGAAGTGCTGCACCGCGCCATGTGGAGTCAGGGACACTGCATCTCGCATCAGTACGAAATTTGAAGGAAAAACACGTGaggtggctggctggctggcttgcCTCGATGGCCTTGCTGGGCGCGACGCGGAGGACGTTGACGGCGTTCCCGCGGAAGAGGCCGGGCCACCCCTCCGTCCGCATGATCCACCGGAAAACCCCGGCCATGGAGTCGGCGCCGGAGCTTCCCACCATCAGGTGCGTCCTGATCGTCTCCAGCGGCGCCACGAAAGTCCTCGACACGGCGCCGGCGATGGCGCCGCTGACCAGCCGCCGCAGGTGCGGGTTGCCGATCTTGACCCTCACCTTCCTCAGACCCAGCTGCTGCTTCTTGGCCTTTTTCGCCTTCTGGGCCTTCTGGACGCCCGCCTCGCCCGCGGCTGCGAGCTGGTGTGCGACGTCGTCGGCGGGCCGAGCCTTCCCGTCATGCTCGCGCGCCACCGGCGGGGCGCCGTGGGACAGGCTGAGTCCTACGCTGGCGAACAGAGCCCTGCGTGGGAAGTCCAAGCTCCTTGACTCGGGCTGCGAGCTCCAAGGGAAGGCGACCTCAGGGACCGGCCGCAAGAACCAGTTCTTCTTGTCCATGGCGAGCGAGGCGCGGTTGTTCTTGGTCACCATTGTCGTTGCCGCCATTGCCGCCGCCATCTGATTCAACTCGAACACATAAAGGATTATTATATGCAAGGGCGAAAGAGCTAAGTTGTACAGTGACTAGTGAGCAAGAGTGCAAGAGCAAGGCTAAGATCAGCTCAATTCATACCACAAAAACCTAAAAATGTCCATGCAAGTTAGGCCACAAAACACACAAGGGAACACCAAGATCACTCAAAATGGCATTATGGTGATGGAATTAGATCTTAAGAGCAGATTTGGTTAATCCAATTTAGCACTGAGGTACTGATAAACACTACTAAAAACGCTCACACACGCATCAGGTACATAAAAGGACAGAATCTAAGCTGGATGAAAACTGAAAACGTTTCCCACACGCATCTATTCAAGGTAACAAATTATTTAAATGAAAATTTATATGAACCAGTACTATTTTTGACCCGGTTATATATACGAATGACTTAAAGTTCATTTCTATGCATTAAAATTAACATGCTTTTATTATAAACTGAGCGAGTAAAATATATTCAGCTTATTTCTCTTTTAGCCGACCCCTAGTCATGGAAAAGGAAAACGAATATCGAGACTGTTGTGCAGTCTAACTATACGCATACCTCGAGGAAGGAAGACGGAACTGATACGTGCCTAGGAGTTCTTCAGTCCTTCACTCACTCACTGGCCTCTCTCGTTGTTGGGAATGGGGGTGGCTCGACGGCCATTTTATACCCGTTTCAGCACTCTCACCATCAACTGCCGTGTCCAGTGAGCAACGATGTCCGGCCTCTATCATGGCCTCTGCCATCTCTGCCCCTCAACCGCACCCCAGTACCACCGCACACGGTCGCTGAGATCCGTCGGACATGAAGGGCAATCCGGTCTAATCGTCGAAGCGGATTTGGAGCCGTCTGTGCCAATCTGTGCATACGCCAGAATGGCCTCGTCTGCTTCCATCAAAAAGAAGAAGAATGGCTTCGTCTGGCTTCGGACGTGCGTGTGTCTCATGCGTGCATGGATCCGCACTCGCCAGCCGCAACAGCCTTTGTTTTTGCCAGTTCAGTTCCTACTCGCGGAAGAAGAAGGCGACGGAAACCGGTGGGTAGCCGCGAGGGGCGCACACAGCAGCCGGGTCACGCTGGCCAGGCCGCCAGGCACGCACGCTGCTTTAGAACTGATCTTTCCTGATGTATCAAGATGTAATTAACCACGAGTCTACATGGTAGTGCTAAGTCCTGTTTGAAATAAATGGGCTTGCCCATTAAGAGCATATACATCGGGGCACCCTAAACCCACCTCAAACGCCAGGCGGACAGCCCGGTCAATGATCGGTCATAAATAAGCAACCCAGATAAGCGCCTCAACGGACCTTAAACGCCCGAGGCTGACCGACACCCCTAATATCCAGCCAAAATCTAGGACGGATATAGGGGCGTCTGGACGCGTCCGCCACGTCAGACCCGGCCCACGTTGGCCCACTCGACCTCACATATATTCCTTCCCATCCGCTCGACGGATCAAACCATAGCCACTTCATTTCACTCTCTTCTGCCACCCAAGCTCTCATCTGGCGATCTCCGGCATGACGGGCAGCGGATCCGAGTCCTATACTTTCAGAACTTTCGATCTCGAGCTCATCCCATGTAgccccgaggaggagatggtcGTCCCGCTCTCGGGAGGAGGCCGCTCGACGGCAACGTTTAGACTCCTTCTGTTGGGAATCCATTGCATCAGCCCATATGGTGCATGGATCCGCGCTATGTGTGCCATCGCCGCCTCACCGAAGGCGGTGCAGTCTGGCTGGCGTACAAATGCGCTGGCGGACACGCAACCCCTCCGTTGGTGCGCCAAGGCCATGGATGCACCATGGGCGTCGTTCGACGCAAACATGGCGCGACGTGCCCACCGTGCGAGGCAGCGGGCACGGGAAGCGGCGGTAGCCCTCGCGGCGGTGGACATTGGCGAGGCGGATTCACATTCTCCGGCACCCTATATGGCACACCACTCCAGGCGCTGCAACCGCGTCATGGTGGATGTCTCCGCCTCATCCCAGgatggatccatcatcgatctgacgtccaccggcaccgtCCGGGTTCTGAGCTCCGACggggaagagtagggcatgggagacgacGGAGCCTTGAGTCCCGTGAGCCGGCTCGTGTTCCATGCGTTACTCTACCTTGCCGACGACCGGACCAACACTCTGTGGAGCGCAGTCGGCCATCATATGTGGGCACGACGGAGCCGGACGAGCTCCGCTTAAAGATCGATTtatgttgcatgtaataatatggatttaaGATTTCTAATTTGAGGTATCCGGTTGTAGAATCAAATATTTGAGACGTGACCGACCACTATCCACGGACGCGCCCGGGCACATCAGCGAACGTTTGAGGGGTCAGATTTGACAAGTCTGGCTATAGACGCTCTAACAAATTCTAAAATCTCAAATGAGCCCATGAGAAAAATGGCAAGTGAACTAAGTTGGTTTGAGATCGTGATCGTGACAGATACCACCTCTCACTAAAaaaaaacttccgtgatgatatgtttttgtcacagtaggtcatgtttttctgACATGCATGTGTTTTTCTAACATGCATGTACATCCGTGATGATttaatgacagaatcaagatagtcatacatgtactgtcgtagaagtgttccatggtaatactcaaattatcatcatgaaagtatccacttccatgacaataaatgacGTGTCATGAACAGGGCCGGCCctaaggagagggggggggggccaaAATCAGGGGCCCCCTCCCCAGATGTGCAGGTAGCCCATGGGCCATTGCCCATAGAGGTAGGCGAGGGACGCAACAATGCTTCGATCACGCGGAATCAACGTTCGTTCCTAAAAAACAACCTTCCTTGGATCGGGCAAACGCAGCATTCCTTCGATCCCTAATTCCAGAGTTTGCTGATTCCTATTATTCCCCAACGGGTAGtactaattatttttctctccaaactcTTCAGATGGCTTACTCAAAGTCAAGGCGATCTCTATTCCAAGGCCTAGATCACTGGACGCGGACATCCTGGAGCGCCTCCCGCCAGGGTCAGATGCCAGTCCACATCGCTTCACGGTCGAGCGCCAAGCGTCTGATGATCAATGCAGATCCGATCTATCCCAGGTGCTTCGTAGTGCAGTTACATATTCTCCACACAAGTATATTGCTAATTAAGTAATTTACCTTGGCATACAGATTGCGTACTTTGCACTGTTCATTCATCACATAATTTTTTTAGAAGAGTGCGGCCTCTTCGCTTTCATTTAACTCAAATCACAGTGTTCTTACAGTACTTTCACCACATGTATATTGATTTTGGAGGTATATATATTCATTAGGGCATGTACAACGTGGGTGCTAGTAGCGAGCGCCGAGGTGGATTTCCTTTGGTTATGCCTCGTTTCCGTTTGATCCAAGGGTTTTCCCTTTGTGTTGATGCATGAAGTGTTGATCGAGATTTTACCCCCACGCCGAGAAACTTTGTGTTGATGCACTACGTTGGACGCTAGAACCTCCTAGAAATTCTTATAGCTTCAAGTAACTCAAAATATTTTAGTGGTTGGACAGAGTAGACGCTAGCATAGTTGCTCATTTATTTTTTCATTCATAACGCCTGTAAATAGCTTTTATCGTTCGAGCAAGATATTCTAAGGAGGGGATCACGCTCGCACAATGTGTTAGATCGCATCGCGCGCCGGGGCATACGAATGAATGTCAGGGCTTTATAAATCTCGTATTCATTATCTATAATGTTTATATTAAGGGCCCAATTTTTTTCGctccgggcccccaaaatctcaggaccggccctggtcatgaaagtgctttcgtgaagggtaaccgacatgtggtatccaccgtaacgggtcgtcgttaagctatcggtttCGGTTtgaatctgataacccgttaacacccccgacaaatggggattttccacgtgtaaaattttcaTTGGCCAGAGGATCCATGTGTCAGCTTGATGTCACGACAAGTGTCATTCATCCAATGGACGGGAGGcgcatatgatacgtcgacacatggagcAGCCTAACAGTGACCCACTTAGGTTAAAAAGACTGgtcgtttgacttggtaaaaagttAGCGGGCCGGccaatggaaagcctattaacatcctgtgcgcatatagcccatttacggcccgggaACCCACGACCTGTTATGGCCTTCCCAAATtcggcccagtagcgtcatatggaCCGTCCAATATGAATCCAGCCCGTTGTCACTTTCGGTCCATATATGGCATGTGATGTTATCGACCCATATGAGGCTTCTTTATCCCTTTAACGACCTGTGCTGAttatggcccataatgaatagtacaTTGCTTTGGAACCACTAATGGTCCATGATTCAGTTTGACCGTTTCCATtctgtgttatctttcggccttctaaagGCCCATAAATTTTTGGGCtcattttcggccctcgattactcacGGTCCGTTACAGTCCTATTCTGCTAATggaccaaattcagcctgtggttataaTTGGCCCGTTTGTGGCATGTTTacccattgggccgttttcatcccATCATGTATTCCGACCCATTAACTTTACCAATTTGGCCCATTTACGACCCATATTGCGTCCTATTTTTGCCCACGAATTGTAGGGCCCATGTGTGGCCAATGGATCCTACATCCCGTAGGATTCCCattgatcctacggcccatagatggcccatggtcactacagcagGTAGCAGGCCCATggctattgcggccactagcaaaccggggaaaagaagactaaggaaataaataagcaagcaactaatgctgcTATTACGacgattgcacatattacatccactgggcatcaaagttcaccaccattgCAAATATAGGGAAGACCCtatactatacaaaaatggcttgctgttttcttcagccggtcgcTGCCCGTTAAAAACAAGTGTTGCATCGCAACAACACAAATTACAACCATATAACAAAAGGAGCGTCGACATAAAAGTTTATAGTCCGGCAGATAAATGCACCCTCAGAAGTTTAGAAgctcagatcatttgacctgactagtacattttcatgttgtagtgtctgatggagcaccataatcTTCACCTTCATTTCTCCTAGCCTCCTGAAGAACATAGCAAATgtatgatagtctggtttcaaaaccatgcatatcttgatgacatcgaacaatggttgtccttgtttcacaaaggatcTCTGTTAGGGATTGGACATGTGTCTAGAGCATAAATATATCATTCTGTCGAGCTTGCTGATCTtgttcatgaggcagtttggatgaggTTGCCTTAACGACAACCCTAGtactacgcaggaaggtgcttttggcactgttagtggagagatactgacccactgcagcaagaggtgactttGCGGTTATGGTTGCCTCATCACCTTCTGGAGgccgtggcggttccaccatttgttccatagcttgctgaaaagttgagtttgcacattagtagtaccagaatagaagtTATTAATGAGTCGGCAAAACCAAACATAATAGCTttagtctatatacagaacttattttggtgaactcatgtaaaatattagttgtattttactgcaaaggacataataaaaccaggttccatacatatgaccatgtaccatggctaatgtattgtctatttcttcacatcgtattgacagctaaggataaagagacaaagtttataatacaatgagcatagtatgacatcattcatatcacaaaacaactgagatgagacaaacaggcaattgtaatgttgtgtgggcaagtccatcacagaactagattacagatcaagagcaAAGGACCATCATTACTCTCTTTTAAAcagtgtaaggtgcaatgatacgctaagacaactgtgtatacaattgaaaaagagtaatagacattggcttcaAACCATGCAGTCcaatgcacaagtcagagtaacCAGTAGTTCGAAggtatgaggat is drawn from Triticum dicoccoides isolate Atlit2015 ecotype Zavitan chromosome 6B, WEW_v2.0, whole genome shotgun sequence and contains these coding sequences:
- the LOC119324063 gene encoding adenine nucleotide transporter BT1, chloroplastic/amyloplastic/mitochondrial-like yields the protein MAAAMAATTMVTKNNRASLAMDKKNWFLRPVPEVAFPWSSQPESRSLDFPRRALFASVGLSLSHGAPPVAREHDGKARPADDVAHQLAAAGEAGVQKAQKAKKAKKQQLGLRKVRVKIGNPHLRRLVSGAIAGAVSRTFVAPLETIRTHLMVGSSGADSMAGVFRWIMRTEGWPGLFRGNAVNVLRVAPSKAIEHFTYDTAKKYLTPEAGEPAKVPIPTPLVAGALAGVASTLCTYPMELVKTRLTIEKDVYDNLLHAFVKIVRDEGPGELYRGLAPSLIGVVPYAAANFYAYETLRGVYRRASGKEEVGNVPTLLIGSAAGAIASTATFPLEVARKQMQVGAVGGRQVYKNVLHAMYCILKKEGAAGLYRGLGPSCIKLMPAAGISFMCYEACKKILVDDKEDEPQEETETGQAGGQAAPKSSSGDRP